One Micromonospora sp. FIMYZ51 genomic window carries:
- a CDS encoding protein kinase: protein MSPLTPNLRLHDRYVLHDRIGLGGMSEVWRADDDVLGRPVAVKVLAGTFAVDPDLRAAIRREARAAARLAHPHVTQVYDYGEATLDGGTVPYLVMELVDGRNLADRLSEGPLPWPSALRTAAEVAAALAAAHRIGVVHRDIKPGNVMLTETGAKVLDFGIAALAGPQSAGTSSEPMMGTPAYTAPERLRAGAPNPASDVYALGVLLHRTLTGDVPLPVRSWEEAVLVHARRPPVPPPRVPGLPTGVAELVRACLDPDPARRPGAGEVAARLRAATADTAGPFTAMLPISAPADPADATASRSASAQPPTLVDRAGTWPGTDVAATALDPATAPGGSTFAGPGSARATTRPWSASAPVAAEPARPWSASAPVAAGPARAGRGVGRQRRRYAPPTGALVAAGLALLVGLGVVLARGNGDGASSPGGTAGSAPAAAAAAPTSASPAAPRPSPSTADPEPVSLRQAAAEFVTLLAEAQLVGDIDRKAAERLRKDLTDLARGKPKDQEKRIEKLRDRIEDEVEDGRLPADFADRLDDLLDRLEAALPEED, encoded by the coding sequence ATGTCGCCGTTAACCCCCAACCTACGGTTGCACGACCGCTACGTGTTGCACGACCGCATCGGCCTCGGCGGGATGTCCGAGGTGTGGCGTGCCGACGACGACGTGCTGGGCCGGCCCGTCGCGGTGAAGGTGCTCGCCGGCACGTTCGCCGTCGATCCAGACCTGCGCGCCGCGATCCGGCGGGAGGCCCGCGCCGCAGCCCGGCTGGCCCACCCCCACGTGACCCAGGTGTACGACTACGGCGAGGCGACGCTCGACGGCGGCACCGTGCCGTACCTGGTGATGGAACTGGTCGACGGGCGTAACCTCGCCGACCGGCTTTCCGAGGGCCCGCTGCCCTGGCCGTCCGCGTTGCGGACGGCCGCCGAGGTCGCCGCCGCGCTGGCCGCCGCACACCGCATCGGGGTGGTGCACCGGGACATCAAGCCGGGCAACGTCATGCTCACCGAGACCGGCGCCAAGGTGCTCGACTTCGGCATCGCCGCGCTCGCCGGCCCGCAGTCCGCCGGCACCAGCAGCGAACCGATGATGGGTACGCCCGCGTACACCGCGCCGGAGCGGTTGCGCGCCGGGGCGCCGAATCCGGCCAGCGACGTGTACGCGCTTGGCGTACTGCTCCACCGCACCCTGACCGGTGACGTTCCGCTGCCCGTACGCAGCTGGGAGGAGGCCGTGCTGGTGCATGCCCGCCGGCCGCCGGTGCCGCCGCCGCGAGTGCCGGGGCTGCCCACCGGCGTCGCCGAACTGGTGCGTGCCTGCCTCGACCCGGATCCGGCCCGGCGGCCGGGTGCCGGCGAGGTGGCCGCCCGGCTCCGGGCCGCCACGGCCGACACGGCGGGGCCGTTCACCGCCATGCTGCCGATCTCCGCGCCGGCCGACCCGGCGGATGCCACCGCGAGCCGGTCGGCATCGGCGCAGCCGCCGACCCTCGTGGACCGCGCCGGCACCTGGCCTGGCACGGACGTCGCCGCGACCGCCCTCGACCCCGCGACCGCGCCCGGCGGTTCGACGTTCGCTGGCCCCGGTTCCGCGCGAGCCACGACCCGTCCCTGGTCGGCGTCCGCGCCGGTGGCGGCCGAGCCCGCCCGTCCCTGGTCGGCGTCCGCGCCGGTGGCGGCCGGGCCCGCCCGCGCCGGGCGCGGCGTCGGCCGGCAACGGCGGCGGTACGCCCCACCGACCGGTGCGCTGGTCGCGGCCGGCCTGGCGCTGCTGGTCGGGCTGGGTGTGGTGCTCGCCCGGGGCAACGGCGACGGTGCATCGTCACCGGGCGGGACCGCCGGTAGCGCGCCGGCCGCTGCGGCTGCGGCGCCGACCTCGGCCAGCCCGGCCGCACCTCGGCCCAGCCCGTCGACGGCCGACCCGGAGCCGGTCAGCCTTCGGCAGGCCGCCGCCGAGTTCGTCACCCTGCTCGCGGAGGCGCAACTCGTCGGCGACATCGACCGCAAGGCTGCGGAGCGGCTCCGCAAGGATCTGACCGATCTCGCCCGGGGCAAGCCCAAGGACCAGGAGAAGCGGATCGAGAAGCTACGCGACCGCATCGAGGACGAGGTCGAGGACGGCCGGCTTCCCGCCGACTTCGCCGACCGCCTGGACGACCTGCTCGACCGGCTCGAAGCGGCGCTGCCCGAGGAGGACTGA
- a CDS encoding carbon-nitrogen hydrolase family protein → MRTPLRLAVAQPTCAAYDIGANVAAHAALVRAAAARVVLFPELSLTGYELDAAPVDPADPRLAPLVEACARTGTVALVGAPVAGDHIATLAVEGVGARVAYRKMWLGAPEASRFTPGREPAVLEVDGWRLGLAICKDTGVVAHAAQTCALGVDIYAAAILHHAVEAELSDERALRVVATHRVVAAVASFAGSTGGGYAEAAGQSTIWGADGRLLARAGSAPGEYVRVTLT, encoded by the coding sequence GTGCGCACTCCGTTACGGCTCGCGGTCGCCCAGCCAACCTGCGCGGCGTACGACATCGGCGCGAACGTGGCAGCGCACGCGGCGCTGGTCCGCGCGGCGGCGGCCCGGGTGGTGCTCTTTCCGGAGCTCTCGCTCACCGGCTACGAACTGGACGCCGCCCCGGTCGACCCGGCCGACCCGCGACTGGCACCGCTTGTCGAGGCGTGCGCGCGGACGGGTACGGTCGCGCTGGTCGGCGCGCCCGTGGCCGGCGACCACATCGCCACCCTGGCGGTGGAGGGCGTCGGCGCGCGGGTGGCGTACCGCAAGATGTGGCTGGGCGCACCGGAGGCCAGCCGGTTCACGCCCGGCCGCGAGCCGGCGGTGCTGGAGGTCGACGGCTGGCGGCTCGGCCTGGCGATCTGCAAGGACACCGGCGTCGTGGCGCACGCGGCGCAGACCTGTGCCCTCGGTGTCGACATCTACGCGGCGGCCATCCTCCACCACGCGGTCGAGGCCGAACTCTCCGACGAGCGGGCGTTGCGCGTCGTCGCCACGCACCGGGTGGTCGCGGCGGTCGCCAGCTTCGCCGGGTCGACCGGTGGGGGTTACGCCGAGGCGGCCGGCCAGTCGACGATCTGGGGCGCGGACGGCCGGCTGCTCGCCCGGGCGGGCAGCGCACCCGGCGAGTACGTGCGGGTGACGTTGACCTGA
- a CDS encoding DedA family protein produces MILLPHAAEEPSPSGPPQDGLVGFVTDLVERLGGPGAGLAVALENLFPPIPSEVILPLAGFVAAQGRMSVVGAIFWTTLGSLLGALALYYIGAGLGRERTRAIAAKLPLVKLSDIDRTEEWFLKHGVKAVFFGRMIPIFRSMISIPAGVERMPVLTFVLYTTLGSLIWNTTFVLAGYLLGDNWHLVEGYAGILQNLVIVACVLGLVWFVVTRLRRSRRSGGLRSNDSGTGLTDASQAGVPDPHGRGTIYRSAWADDRRHPDQNPPR; encoded by the coding sequence ATGATTCTCCTGCCGCACGCCGCCGAAGAACCCAGCCCGTCCGGACCTCCGCAGGACGGCCTGGTCGGCTTCGTCACCGATCTGGTGGAGCGGCTGGGCGGTCCGGGAGCAGGGCTGGCGGTCGCGCTGGAGAATCTCTTCCCGCCGATTCCGAGCGAGGTCATCCTGCCGCTGGCCGGTTTCGTCGCGGCCCAGGGCCGGATGAGCGTGGTGGGGGCGATCTTCTGGACCACCCTCGGCTCGCTGCTGGGTGCCCTGGCCCTCTACTACATCGGTGCGGGGCTGGGCCGGGAGCGGACGCGGGCGATCGCGGCCAAGTTGCCGCTGGTGAAGCTCAGCGACATCGACCGGACCGAGGAGTGGTTTCTCAAACACGGCGTCAAGGCGGTCTTCTTCGGCCGGATGATCCCGATCTTCCGGAGCATGATCTCCATTCCGGCCGGTGTGGAACGTATGCCGGTGCTCACCTTCGTCCTCTACACCACGCTTGGCAGCCTGATCTGGAACACCACGTTCGTGCTGGCCGGATACCTGCTCGGGGACAACTGGCACCTGGTCGAGGGGTACGCCGGGATCCTCCAGAACCTGGTCATCGTCGCCTGCGTGCTCGGTTTGGTCTGGTTCGTGGTGACCCGGCTGCGCCGGTCCCGACGCTCCGGTGGCCTGCGGTCCAACGACAGCGGCACCGGGTTGACCGACGCGAGCCAGGCCGGCGTACCCGACCCGCATGGCCGGGGCACCATCTACCGCAGTGCCTGGGCCGACGACCGCCGCCATCCCGACCAGAACCCACCCCGCTGA
- a CDS encoding protein-tyrosine phosphatase family protein has protein sequence MDGERGWADAAGIVELPGGVRVRGRRIADPASPADFSLLLAPGPTPGWAYRRVRWPDFWVPVDRADALDALREALRRGYAGQRVEVACRGGTGRTGTALAALAVLDGLPAERAVDWVRAAYRPRAVETPWQRRWLRRLG, from the coding sequence ATGGACGGTGAACGGGGTTGGGCGGACGCGGCCGGAATCGTCGAGTTGCCCGGCGGCGTGCGGGTGCGGGGACGGCGTATCGCGGATCCGGCGTCGCCGGCCGACTTCAGCCTGCTGCTGGCGCCCGGTCCGACGCCGGGGTGGGCGTACCGGCGGGTGCGGTGGCCCGACTTCTGGGTGCCGGTGGACCGGGCGGACGCCCTGGACGCCCTGCGCGAGGCGCTGCGACGCGGCTACGCCGGCCAGCGGGTGGAGGTGGCCTGCCGGGGCGGTACGGGTCGGACCGGCACTGCGCTGGCCGCGCTGGCGGTTCTCGACGGGTTGCCCGCCGAGCGGGCCGTCGACTGGGTCCGTGCCGCGTACCGGCCCCGCGCCGTGGAGACCCCCTGGCAACGTCGCTGGCTGCGCCGGCTGGGCTGA
- a CDS encoding excinuclease ABC subunit UvrA — protein sequence MQQPARSAADSHDLIEVRGARENNLADVSVDIPKRRLTVFTGVSGSGKSSLVFGTIAAESQRLINETYSAFLQSFMPNRSRPDVDSLRNLTPAIVVDQERMGANSRSTVGTATDAYAMLRIVFSRLGSPHVGGAGAFSFNLAEGMCPACEGLGRVSDLDVNELVNVEKSLNDGAITVPNFGVDTWYWQTIVGSGLFDPDVKLQDFTPQQWADFLHKPATKIKIGGTNLTYEGLIVKVRRLYLAKDRESMQPHIRAFVDRAVTFTTCADCGGTRLNAAALSARIAGRNIAECSAMQISDLAEFVRGIDDESVAPLTGNLRHLLDSLVEIGLGYLSLDRESATLSGGEAQRVKMVRHLGSSLSDITYVFDEPTVGLHPHDIARMNDLLLRLRDKGNTVLVVEHKPETIAVADHVIDLGPGAGTAGGTICYTGDVAGLRRSDTLTGRHLDHRVRLRERVRTPTGQLSIRRADLHNLRDVDVDVPLGVLTVVTGVAGSGKSSLIHGSLPRRDGVVVVDQSPIRGSRRSNPATYTGLLDPIRTAFAKANGVKAALFSANSEGACPTCKGIGLVYTDLAMMAGVASVCEQCDGRRFTDRVLTYRLRGKNIGEVLGMSMAEARDFFPSGPARAILDRMTDVGLSYLTLGQPLTTLSGGERQRLKLAIHMADRAGTYVLDEPTTGLHLADVDNLLALLDRLVDAGNTVIVIEHHQAVMAHADWLIDLGPGAGHDGGRIVFTGTPADLIAHGDTLTAHHLRQYVTG from the coding sequence ATGCAGCAGCCAGCACGGTCCGCCGCCGACAGCCACGATCTGATCGAGGTACGCGGCGCGCGGGAGAACAACCTCGCCGACGTCTCGGTCGACATTCCCAAGCGCCGGCTCACCGTCTTCACCGGAGTCTCCGGCTCTGGCAAGTCCTCGTTGGTCTTCGGCACCATCGCCGCCGAGTCGCAGCGCCTGATCAACGAGACCTACAGCGCCTTCCTCCAGTCGTTCATGCCGAACCGCTCCCGGCCAGACGTGGACTCGCTGCGTAACCTCACCCCGGCGATCGTCGTCGACCAGGAGCGGATGGGGGCCAACTCACGGTCCACCGTCGGCACCGCCACCGACGCGTACGCCATGCTGCGGATCGTCTTCAGCCGGCTCGGCAGCCCGCACGTCGGCGGCGCCGGTGCGTTCAGCTTCAACCTGGCCGAGGGCATGTGCCCCGCCTGCGAGGGCCTGGGCCGGGTCTCCGACCTGGACGTCAACGAGCTGGTGAACGTGGAGAAGTCGCTTAACGACGGCGCGATCACGGTGCCCAACTTCGGCGTCGACACGTGGTACTGGCAGACCATCGTCGGCTCCGGCCTGTTCGACCCGGATGTCAAACTCCAGGATTTCACCCCGCAACAGTGGGCGGACTTCCTGCACAAGCCGGCCACGAAGATCAAGATTGGCGGCACGAACCTCACCTACGAGGGCCTGATCGTCAAGGTACGCCGGCTGTACCTGGCCAAGGACCGCGAGTCCATGCAGCCACACATCCGGGCCTTCGTCGACCGGGCGGTCACCTTCACCACCTGCGCCGACTGCGGTGGCACCCGGCTCAACGCCGCCGCGCTCTCCGCCCGCATCGCCGGGCGCAACATCGCCGAGTGCTCGGCCATGCAGATCAGCGACCTGGCCGAGTTCGTCCGGGGCATCGACGACGAGTCGGTCGCCCCGTTGACCGGGAACCTGCGGCACCTGCTCGACTCGCTTGTCGAGATCGGGCTGGGTTACCTCAGCCTCGACCGCGAGTCCGCCACCCTCTCCGGCGGCGAGGCGCAGCGGGTCAAGATGGTCCGACACCTCGGTTCCAGCCTCTCCGACATCACGTACGTCTTCGACGAACCCACGGTCGGCCTGCACCCGCACGACATCGCCCGGATGAACGACCTGCTGCTGCGGCTGCGGGACAAGGGCAACACGGTGCTCGTGGTCGAGCACAAACCGGAGACCATCGCGGTGGCCGATCACGTGATCGACCTGGGACCCGGCGCGGGCACCGCCGGTGGCACGATCTGCTACACCGGCGACGTGGCCGGGCTGCGCCGCTCCGACACCCTCACCGGCCGCCACCTGGATCACCGGGTACGGCTGCGCGAGCGGGTCCGTACGCCCACCGGCCAGCTTTCCATCCGCCGCGCCGACCTGCACAACCTGCGCGACGTCGACGTGGACGTCCCGCTCGGTGTGTTGACCGTGGTGACCGGGGTGGCCGGCTCGGGCAAGAGTTCCCTGATCCACGGCTCGCTGCCCCGCCGGGACGGGGTGGTCGTGGTGGACCAGTCCCCCATCCGTGGCTCCCGGCGCAGCAACCCGGCCACCTACACCGGTCTGCTCGACCCCATCCGCACCGCCTTCGCCAAGGCCAACGGGGTGAAGGCGGCACTGTTCAGCGCCAACTCCGAGGGTGCCTGCCCGACCTGCAAGGGCATCGGGCTGGTCTACACGGACCTGGCGATGATGGCCGGCGTCGCCTCGGTGTGCGAGCAGTGCGACGGGCGGCGCTTCACCGACCGAGTGCTCACCTACCGGCTGCGCGGCAAGAACATCGGCGAGGTGCTCGGCATGTCCATGGCCGAGGCCCGCGACTTCTTCCCCAGCGGGCCGGCTCGGGCCATCCTGGACCGGATGACCGACGTCGGGCTCAGCTACCTGACCCTGGGCCAGCCGCTCACCACCCTTTCCGGCGGCGAGCGGCAGCGGCTCAAGCTGGCCATCCACATGGCCGACCGGGCGGGCACGTACGTGCTGGACGAGCCGACCACCGGACTGCACCTGGCCGACGTCGACAACCTGCTCGCGCTGCTGGACCGGCTGGTCGACGCCGGCAACACGGTGATCGTCATCGAGCACCACCAGGCGGTCATGGCGCACGCGGACTGGCTGATCGACCTCGGGCCGGGCGCAGGTCACGACGGCGGTCGGATCGTGTTCACCGGCACCCCGGCCGACCTGATCGCGCACGGCGACACCCTGACCGCGCACCACCTGCGCCAGTACGTCACGGGCTGA
- a CDS encoding MerR family transcriptional regulator has protein sequence MTGRMGRLRAVDLAATVGISVQQVRNYVDLGVLPPVERTPSGYRIFTPAHARALAVARTMAEGHGWARTRQVMTAVHHGDLPAALAALDAGHAELDRERAEIRRVLGAFETVVASPPVAAPRRAVRIGAVADLVGVRTSQLRLWEARGLLRPSRQRGTGYRVYDESEVRAAQVVALLRRGAYPFEIITAVLDEMRTTGSPQRVRAELARREQDLHRRSLRRLAASAALHDYLGCLGR, from the coding sequence GTGACGGGTCGGATGGGGCGGCTGCGCGCGGTCGACCTGGCCGCGACGGTGGGCATCTCGGTGCAGCAGGTCCGCAACTATGTCGATCTCGGCGTGTTGCCGCCGGTCGAGCGCACCCCGAGCGGCTACCGGATCTTCACCCCGGCGCATGCCCGGGCGCTCGCCGTGGCCCGGACCATGGCCGAGGGGCACGGCTGGGCGCGTACCCGGCAGGTCATGACGGCGGTACACCACGGTGACCTGCCGGCGGCGCTGGCGGCGCTCGACGCCGGCCACGCCGAGCTGGACCGCGAGCGCGCCGAGATCCGCCGGGTGCTCGGTGCGTTCGAGACGGTGGTGGCCAGCCCGCCGGTCGCCGCGCCGCGCCGCGCGGTCCGCATCGGCGCGGTGGCCGACCTGGTCGGGGTCCGCACCTCACAGCTGCGTCTCTGGGAGGCCCGCGGGCTGCTGCGGCCAAGCCGCCAGCGGGGCACCGGATACCGGGTGTACGACGAAAGCGAGGTGCGCGCCGCTCAGGTGGTGGCGCTGCTCCGCCGGGGCGCCTATCCGTTCGAGATCATCACCGCCGTGCTGGACGAGATGCGCACCACCGGCAGCCCGCAGCGGGTTCGCGCCGAGTTGGCCCGCCGGGAGCAGGACCTGCACCGGCGTAGCCTGCGCCGGCTGGCCGCGTCGGCGGCCCTGCACGACTACCTGGGCTGCCTGGGGCGGTGA
- a CDS encoding methyltransferase domain-containing protein: protein MALISYDDTNAAAFAAGRELGTTGLHRWRDAVRQHLRPRTGTTLLDLGAGTGTWARAFTDWYGIRVLAVEPAPAMRDRCPYRPLLAGDARALPLAGSSVDGAWLSTMIHHVPDLDTMARELRRVLRPGAPVLIRSPFPGRYQRITLFSWFPEAIPALDRFPGLARVRCAFAEAGFPVSTVEPVAQTVAASMAEYAERMDRRAHTPLQLITEAEYQQGLARLRAVAAEAPPGPVVDHLDLLVLR from the coding sequence GTGGCCCTGATCTCCTACGACGACACAAACGCCGCCGCGTTCGCCGCCGGTCGCGAACTGGGAACGACAGGGCTGCACCGCTGGCGCGACGCCGTCCGGCAACACCTGCGGCCCCGGACCGGCACCACCCTGCTGGACCTGGGCGCCGGTACCGGCACCTGGGCCCGCGCGTTCACCGACTGGTACGGCATCCGGGTGCTCGCGGTGGAGCCGGCACCCGCGATGCGGGACCGCTGCCCGTACCGTCCCCTGTTGGCCGGGGACGCCCGCGCGCTGCCGCTGGCCGGCTCCAGCGTGGACGGTGCCTGGCTGTCGACGATGATCCACCACGTTCCCGACCTGGACACCATGGCGCGTGAACTGCGCAGGGTGCTGCGGCCCGGTGCCCCGGTGTTGATCCGCTCCCCCTTTCCCGGCCGATACCAGCGGATCACCCTGTTCAGCTGGTTTCCCGAGGCGATCCCGGCGCTCGACCGCTTTCCCGGGCTGGCCCGGGTCCGCTGCGCCTTCGCCGAGGCGGGGTTTCCGGTGAGCACAGTCGAACCGGTGGCGCAGACCGTCGCCGCCTCGATGGCCGAGTACGCCGAGCGGATGGACCGACGCGCACACACGCCGCTGCAACTGATCACCGAGGCGGAGTACCAGCAGGGTCTGGCCCGGCTGCGGGCAGTCGCCGCCGAGGCCCCACCCGGCCCCGTCGTCGACCACCTGGACCTGCTGGTGCTGCGGTGA